The stretch of DNA gacattccatctccttttccctctttctttttctattttagtcgtcaacagcttttttttgctgtatccatctttttccatagacgctactcgtaggcctatctgctcgcccagcgctcacggcgccgCCACTCcatcttctatgtcaaaattctatgatggaatcttggagatagggcgcctactctagcctgttagtcttCTAAACTGTTATAAAACATTGAGAAAATattgaaatgatttagaaacagacagcagtagctacatatagaaaataccaaatatattattttattttattttttaccatcgctttggcgcccccatggagCTGCGCCCCTATATGCGCCGCATAGCTCATACCCACTTTTTTCGCCACTGCGtagagcagtgtttttcaacctttttttttgccacggcacacttttgacatttaaaaagtcccacggcacactaacatcctgtgtgaagaaaaaataaacgtACTATAGCctaaatacacagatatggccatattatggcttctatgcaagacctgctcaacaagtgccctctgtttcatttgttggtgactatatctaatttaattgttgttatgaactggatatgtgatgattctgtgaatactggatatggggcccccgttgtacaatgcctgcataccacaaatagtgcaatcatacaatcaatgagagcatgtggttataaattctttgatgcaacagttgcttttctggaccagtgagtgacatttgggtaattttctgcggcacacctgatgatctctcatgATCTCTcatgttgaaaaacactggcgtAGAGTACAAAACTGTATAGGAAACATGATATTTTTTAACAATGGTCTCAGAATTATGCAATTGTTAGTGGGTCAAGCATCATTTTAAAAGTTTCACCAAATCTAATTTGGCAACATCCTTTAACATGTTCAGATGCTATGGCTTTGAACATGTGTGCTGTTTCATGTACACAGGAGCCGGGAGACCTAATTGAGATAGACAGAAAAACATACCGGCACTGGGCATTGTTCATTGGAGATGGATATGTTATTCACCTCACAAACGATGGTACAGTACATCAATCCTGTATCTTTCTGATGCCTGCACAGAGATCATTCCCTTCAGATAGCATCCTGTAATGTCCTGGGGTCACAATTGTTTTCCTGTGAGCTATTGTATGTTGTGAGCTTTGCTGTAATGCTTTACAATTCAAATTCCATCTAGCCGTGAAGAATGATCCTGTGCTCTTCATTTAGGTTATATTTATTTCTAGTGCTTGATGTTGATGTTAAGTACACCCACCACCAGCCATTTCATTAGGCAGGCCTACATCTTGCTAGTATCGGGTTGAACAACCCTCTTGCCTTAAGAACAGAGGTGTAAAtgtccggcttcagaaagtaaaagtcctgccacattttGGTTCCTACCATTCACTTAATCAGCTGATTCTGGGCTACTTGCACGAAAGGCTCTAATACGCTCGTTTCTTTtccggtggagccaggtgtgtttgaacctgccgctatcgttaatgtaattagtgtctacacggacCCCATTGGATGTTGCACCTAGTAAATCAGCCTGTTACGATAAAGAAGgatttatgcaagttaaaatttgtattattgggcaaacaagatattcagtgtcggATTGAAGATGTAAGGAGCAGAATGTAACAGAAGATGCCGTTATAACACAGTTAACGCTCCACCGGAAACAAAGCGACCATATTGAGAGCCTTTCGTGCAAGTAGGTTGCACAACACATGGCAGTacatttactttctgaagcAGGTCTTTTAAATCTCTGCTTGAGAACTGCCTTAATTCTAATTGGCACCAACAACTATGCCGCATTCAAAACCACTTAAATCACATTTCCCCCCCATTCCGATGCTCTGATTTAAGCTCCAGCAGATTGACATGACCATGTCTAAATCATAGACTGTAAGGTCTAAATGCCTAATTGCATTGAGTTGCTGCCATGTGATTGACAGATTAGATATTTGCGTTAATGCATAGTTGAACAGGTGTCTAAAGTGGCCAGTTAGTGAATtctaaactaaaaaaaaaatcataaccaTTAGCATGTCTTTGGTCCCTCCTCTGGTGCTAGAGGGTTTTAATGGTGCCATTACTCTTTCCCCTCCTCAGACGATTCTTCTACAAGTGTTGCTGCCATTGGTGCATCATCTGCCTCCGCCGTTGCTATTGTGAAGAAACAGAAACTGAAGGATGTAGCAGCTGGTCATGTATGGAGAGTGAACAACAGCCTGGATAAAAAATGGAAGGCAAAACCCTCAGATGCCATCTTGAAAAACGCAGAGCAAAGAGTTGGTGAGAAGATACGATATCGTCTCATCAAATACAACTGTGAGCATTTTGTTACCGAACTACGATATGGCCAACCAAAATCCAGAcaggtatgtacagtatgtctcctCTCAAATATATTACAACATTATTTGTAAGTATAGGCAAGTATTTCACTCTTAACACATTTAtttgtcttcacaggctcagacAGCAGAATTGGTAGCAGCAGGAGGCTCAGGTGTGGTTCTAGTAGGTGTGCTTGGCGCTATTGTTGCAGCACTTGTTAGTGTTTTCGCTCCACGCACCTTCTAATTGAGGATAACAAGTACAATAACGCCCTGTATGTAATCTCACAAACTGCACACTGCATCAGCAGCACTCACGTCATGTGTTATTGAATATACTGCAGTGTAACATGGGCTAATGCATCAAATTAataaaaaagtataaaacaCTAAAAGCCTGAAAGTAAACTGCAGTACACAGGAGTTAGAGTGATATAGGACCTTTCACATGTATTGGCACCCCAAGTAAAGATGAAtaaagaagtttttttttttttaaatgtttaatcTTAGTTTCATAATGAAAACAGTGAGGGAAAACTCCAACATTGAAGGGATAACCAACACTGTGTATACTGTAGATTGCTACTGCAATAAAAGCTGATTGgagaattaaaacatattaagcAAATAGATAACTGTAGTTTGTCTTTTATTTTTGCGGCAGTAGGCTAAGCATCTTCTTAATGTAATATTGTATTGTGGTGTGAGTTCAGTAGACAAATTTTTACTTAGgacagattattattattttttaaataacttGTTGAGGAACATGAATCAAGAACAGAAGGGGACAGCAGAGActgttaatatatatatatatatatatattatggccattattaaaataataatacaagagtttttgaactttacgttgattattcaatgattcatttgaatttaaatatttaaaatactttcacagcaaaaatcatatatgtgattatatgtgattaatgtatatataaacagcagccgtgaggcagctgtggcctactggttacggcttcgggcttggaaccgaagggttgccggctcgatccccgaccagtaggaatggctgaagtgaccttgagcaagacacctaacccctcactgctcctcaagtgccgttgtagcaggcagctcactgctctaggTTAATGTGtccttcactgtgtgttcactaattcacggatgggataaatgcagagaccaaattccttatATGCCAGTaaacttggcctagaaacctgatttacatttatatatatatattagggctgtcaatcgattaaaaaaatgaatctaATTAAtcacatactctgtgattaattaatctaaattaatcacatatatgatttttgctgtgaaagtattttaaatatttaaattcaaatgaatcattgaataatcaacattagtgacattaaagttcaaaaactcttgtattattattttaataatggccataataatctatgatatgacctaatatgttgagaaaataaattcaaaagtgcttcaggaagaagtttttttttcacaaggtATTTTAGGCCACAGATATGActtaggggacacaatgaaaaaaagtatcactcccctcaatgtcaacactatttctttgcaatgATGTGCAactttagagttgatgaactccggtgatatacAAATtttttgctgcagacattgcagaggattttattttaatcaacactttatttttatcaacaccatcaagccatttttgaaaagtaaatgttccaattaATGAtataggcagcacattttcttctctctccttcattttacagtctaatggttactgactacaacggctcggggtcaaaggtcatacggaatcgattaatctgcattattttttttaatcagttattttttgtcaaattaattaatcgaaattaatcagttattttgacagccctaatatatatatgagCACACAAACATCAACAAGTAAGAGCAGAATCAATCACAAAAGACACGAGGACTGGCGTCAAAGAACAGGGCATCTTATTACTACACTACTCCACTATTGGCTCAGAAATGAatcatacagtctatgcttcCCCAAATGATCAACAAAGCAGTCAGGTCGTGGAGCTGTTGCCTTTTCTTCTCGTTTGACGCATTCAGTTAAAGGTAGGCCAGCAGACAGGAGACCCATTGCACATAACGCAGGGTCTTTCACCACTAGAGGCAGTATAGTCTCAACCCATCGTATCTCCCCTGTACTGTCCACAGTCGCTGTATGTCACCAGAACCAGAACAACCGCAACCTCAAAAATCCAAAAATccttatatattattattagtgtCATTGACTAAACTGGACTGTAAGATGTCAGCCTAATGTCAGCTACGTGCTGCCTTCAGATAATGACAGGTGCTGGGCACTAATATGATCTAGCCTATTAGTACTAATGAATTGTAAAATAAAGACTTGTATTTTCTTACATACTTCTCTGAGTATGGGTGCAGGGGAGTGCTTCATTAGGTCTACAGTTACAGCCAGAAGTGAGTTAATTAATTGAACTAAAAAtattattcctctctctctctctctgctaaggggggggggtaattagCCTATAAAGTGCTATTTCAGTGGATAAAAGTCTTCTTGTATTCTTACAGCTTAGTTGTTGGCGTAGCCTCCAACTGAAAAAACGTTGTTTCTTGACCAGTAAGTTGTGTAGTGGATGTGATGTATTGTCCAATATATTTAACAGTTTGTGATCCTTCTTTCCTCCACCAACTCCAGGGGCTCTAGACTTCTCCCCACAAAGCCATTCCATCCTAATACGTTTATTCAGTTAGTGTCCCTGGCTGTAATGCTGCTGCCCCgacagatggcagcaaagaaATTGCACTTGCAACAACTTTCTGGTAACACCCCTTTTCGTAAATGTTCAATGGGGGTACCCAGTTGAAGGCTAGCCTAGACATTCTCTgggctagcctacaataaatgaattgaacgaactcaactgacaacaggtaaatctactgattcggtcattgagactctatgaatacagtacaacaaactttctgtctttctgaagtttatttttgtattccgggctacagtagcctaactgatagtttttcttaccggtttgtttaaactgactgcgccgctctgaactttcctgccaatACCTACTGTTTTATGATGTAGCCTAAACCGCTAGCCATCTCAATACGGCTTGGCataaactcatcgtgtgggaaatcagattatcttggctttgaaaataagggatattTTCTCAGTAATAGTACATTGTGTAACATTTAtgaaaccgaggggaagttaaattagaaattagaatcgttggaaattgaaaacacataggctacaaaaaaAGATCCGGGGCTTGAGCCACCGAAGGCACCCCCTCGATCCGCCGAGTCAGCACTAGGCCTACTGGAGATCtgaatcaaagatccttgattaataGCTCCGCAACCCTCTCTGTCTGAATGTCTTAAATAtcagatagcaaggtgacattgatatgatgttgattttccatccaaatcatcattttggttGAGATTGAAATCTCAATGGTAAATAGACATTGAATCAGCATTACAATCCTGACAAAACTCAGACAGTGCATGAGCATAGATAGAGAGACATCGAAATAACATTGGTTTATAGTTTATATTACCATAATCGATAGACCATCGATACGTTCActaaaagatattgaaaagtcatggatgtATGGGTTACTGGGAAATTTTGACGTGGTGATTGAAAAGTAGTGGATTTTTAGTTGACCgcgcgacgacgtttgaacAGTCCAGCGGGAGATCATTTTTTTGAGCAACGGTTCAGTCAGACCAACCGTGTTCAGCTCTCTGTCAAGTTCGCCgctccaccttaatggtaagcaagcatttatttatctAACGATAATGTTTCAAAgtgaaattgtactacattaaattcgggcatgtttacagtctatgtacatcgtagcctactgtacggtgttcattttaggacatcctcagactcaggtgtcagactcaaaaaaacattggtcatcttcagacaaaactgcctcagcatcagaaaaaccagactcaggtgttaagactcagaaaaacatccgtcatcttcagacaaaactgcctcagcttcagaaaaacttctgtcatcttcagacaaaactgcctgtTGAGCGAAATCCGTGAGTTTCACGGAAATTTCAGTGATTGGGCCCACCATGGATTTTAAGCGTCCGTGGCTATTTCACGGATTCCTGTGAGGTTGATCATTTTCAATAATgattgatgatgtttttaaactttaaaaaattaaagttaagcttgccgaacttagttatagtcagccacgggcagtttgactgtgcctacattcgtgacactcctgttaacctggaaagagcaaaaaataggaacataatggtcacattaatcccataaacacagagataactcttacaccaaccttattttgtgccttttattcacgtttgtttcaagatttagtaagtataagcccttttcgctccccacttctatgcagcataggtttccattatccaaacagctcccttttccctaaaagggggcgtgtacatgcagcacggtctagctagatccagtgtggtgttgtagttgttctaaagttactagttgttgcaacagcttgtgaaaaaactacaaagtttgttacaccaaaaagaatGTTATTCTCACgataaaaaaaattgacgccgttaaaataggtttacgttaacgctgttaataacgcgtttaactgacagcactattTTAAAGACATACAAAATTCAGTGTAGCATTGTTTGCAGATGAGCAATGTGGAAAAAGGAAGAAATATAGATTTTGTGGTGGGTAAGATGGAACAGGCAGTGAACAGAGTCTAAGAATGGGCCCTTTAATGGGGGTTTAGTAGGGGtttgaatctctcatgtaaaagacgatacgatatGATATAGATatacgattcgatacaagaaaagatacatgtttataaaaaacgattcagtacgattcgatgcagttcaagaatggaaagcattctgaatgattttttataatttgctcaaggtgcacattcattttatattatcagttaccatggtcatggttgtcaattaggcaacaaaatgtgtgaatatgattatctaaactgaggtctgttttatatactgtattgaaatgaaaaaagaatagtctacatttcagcagccaaatacaacatactACATGTctacacagcagccaaatacaacataaaaatacatttttatagactaaaacagtgcttaagacactcttggccttttctcatataggcctagcctacccttcaagaataaaataggcctacaaatcaatgaactctctgggcttattttgttccaacagtagacctaatgcagaaacctaaaatgccacaagtctgagtgaatatgaacaaaatcattggctaataatttatgcatcgttttagcagcaagggccaaattagtatttaacattaaggaaatctcttcatcaaaggtaaggctactctacagactatcgttgctgtttaggaatgctataagtgCTTAATTTTGtgctggatttcgaaaaacaaaagccaacagagtgcaagttgtcacatgtttaagttgcaatagatgtatgggtaatgatgggaaaaatcaaacatcgcagtttatgttaaattcagcatctctcataatgtgattggatatgttgctgtcaattccctacttcatttactaaccaccaatgagagcgtctctcgtatgaaaatatGATCGTATGAAAAAAGATAAAATTATCTGGGGCAGATTTAGAAAGTGGTGGAATTCTTTAAATATTTGGGAATTTGGTTTGATAAACGATTAACTTGGACAATGCATATCcaaaaaaatattgagaaatGCAAGAAACTGTTGAATGTGATGAGGTGTCTGCATGGAGTTGAATGGTGAGCAAGTAGACCTGCTTTAAATGCCATTTATACAGGGATGATGAGATCTTTTTAATTATGGGTGTGTAGCCTAGTGTATGGGTCTGCTGCTAAAACATCACTAAGGAACTAGATGTAATTCAGAACCAAGGTTTGAAGCTATGCTGTGGGGTAATTAAGACCACGCCAGTGGCAGCAGTCCAGGTAGAGATGGGAGAGATGCCTCTCTATCTTAGAAGAGACCAGCTGTCTCTTGTGTACTGGGCAAATCTAAGGGGTCATAGTGAAAAACACATGAGTCAATCAGTGTTATGGCAatgtcaagagagagagagtcacctAATTAAAAGGTGCTCTTGAAATAAGCCCT from Alosa sapidissima isolate fAloSap1 chromosome 24, fAloSap1.pri, whole genome shotgun sequence encodes:
- the LOC121700546 gene encoding phospholipase A and acyltransferase 3-like, which codes for MAEPGDLIEIDRKTYRHWALFIGDGYVIHLTNDDDSSTSVAAIGASSASAVAIVKKQKLKDVAAGHVWRVNNSLDKKWKAKPSDAILKNAEQRVGEKIRYRLIKYNCEHFVTELRYGQPKSRQAQTAELVAAGGSGVVLVGVLGAIVAALVSVFAPRTF